One Microplitis demolitor isolate Queensland-Clemson2020A chromosome 2, iyMicDemo2.1a, whole genome shotgun sequence DNA segment encodes these proteins:
- the LOC103572272 gene encoding myophilin: MACNRATKSGFAAEAQKKINSKYSEELAQECLEWIKTITGEDINTNGDMDNFYEILKDGTVLCRLINHIKEGSVKKINQTSMAFKCMENINAFLEAARNVGVPPQETFQTVDLWERQNLNSVVICLQSLGRKAGSFGKPSIGPKEADKNVRNFSEEQLRAGQGVISLQYGSNKGANQSGINFGNTRHM; the protein is encoded by the exons aTGGCGTGCAATAGAGCAACTAAATCTGGATTTGCAGCAGAAGCGCAAAAAAAG attaaCAGCAAATACAGTGAAGAATTAGCTCAAGAATGTCTCGAATGGATAAAAACCATTACGGGTGAAGACATTAACACAAACGGTGACATGGataatttctatgaaatccTCAAGGATGGAACAGTTTTATGCag ATTGATTAACCACATAAAAGAAggttctgtaaaaaaaatcaatcaaacaTCTATGGCTTTTAAATGTATGGAAAACATCAATGCTTTTCTGGAAGCAGCTAGAAACGTTGGTGTTCCACCTCAGGAAACATTCCAAACTGTTGATCTTTGGGAGCGACAAAATCTTAATTCCGTTGTTATTTGCCTTCAATCACTTGGAAGAAAG GCTGGAAGTTTTGGTAAACCAAGTATTGGACCCAAAGAAGCGGACAAAAACGTTCGTAATTTTTCTGAAGAGCAATTACGAGCTGGACAAGGAGTTATAAGTTTACAATACGGTAGTAACAAAGGAGCAAATCAAAGTGGTATTAACTTTGGGAATACTCGACACATGTag